CAGAATgtcaggctgctccaagccctgtccaacctggcattggacacttgcagggatggggcagccacagcctctctgggcaacccttgccagggcctgcccaccctcacagggaagaatttcttccttatacaTCAAATATAATAACTTTTGTTCTTAGTTAATCCTGATGCATTGATGAAACTAAACtaccctttttttcctctcaaggTTGTTAAATTACCTTTTAAAACTCTGCTTATCACCAGATTTTCCAGCTGTTAAATTGGAGATCCCATTCTGGTCTTGCCAGTATGACTGGCTACAAGTTAGCATGCTCAAAAACAGCTCACACATTTAGCAGCAAACAACAAGCTGAACTAAATAATACAAGACTAAAAGATGTTGGGAATAAGGTTACAGAAATCTCCTGAGTTCTTACTGCCGTGTTGCAAAAATAGCTAATATATGGGGCACATAATTTTTTCCAGCTCttatttagtatttttcttAGTATGTGGGAAATCTATTTTGGTGGGTTGTATCCAGTTCTCCATCCagtagcatttttaaaaagctgctcTGGGTGAAGAGACAGATACTTCAAGGAAGTTGTGAAAACTGACCGCAGGATTCTGGaggctgggattgttcaggtCTCCTCTATTCACCTTTCTGCTCTCTCTGGTCAAGTGAGCAGCCTACAGACATCCTGAGGAAGAACAAATGTTGGGTGCAAAACCACCATTTTCTTGAAAAGAACTTATTGGTAAGAACCAGATGTTGAAACTAAATGTACATACCCAAATGAGGGGTAAAGCATGCCTGTAACAaagaattgtaatttttttctagctCTTTCATTTGGGTACCAGTTAACCAAGCTGTTGTCTCAATACATGGTTAAATGAATGAAATCTTatggcatgattttttttctatagaagTCTTTTTAAGAAAGGTAACCAAATAAACAGTTACTTAGAGGTAACAGGCTGAGTTTCTCTTTTCAGCACGAATTTAGTTAAATACTCATGGTACCTTTGTTTCCTTAATGTTTTGGCTGTTTTGTAAAACTTGTTTCAGGAAGCACGAGCAGTGTTAGTGGTAGCAGTGGAAGTTCAACTAGAAACCTGTGGGTTAGTGGACTGTCTTCCAACACAAAAGCTGCTGACTTGAAAAATCTCTTTGGCAAATATGGAAAGGTATTTCATGGGGTGTGATACcatgtgtgttgtgtgtgtctcttcctcctctgtttGTTACTGAAATTGAGTAAAACTTGTTTTGAATAAGAGTTTGAGATGAAATGTCTAACCTGTGCCATCTGTTCTTGGAGCAGTAAGTAAAGAGTTCATGCATGCAGGAAGAACTGTATGTTCAttttagaagaaatttttctttctgttgagGTAAGATAAGTGCAAAAGGAATTTCACAAATATTTGAGTATTCTGGTCAGGACTGGCTTTTTAAATAATGATGACTATGTTCCTTTGTAGCAACTGTATTTAACCATGAGTGCAAGATAATGTGCTAACTGATAAAATTATAATATAAACAGTCTTTATAGACCCATTTGCTTTGGGagactgtttttaaaatgtgtgctgAGGGCTTTAGAATGGGAAAAATAGGTAAAAAGACATGACAGGCAATGTGTGATCCTTTAGGGACTCTCTTAAGGACTTTCTGGTTTTACAAGCTGCCTAAACTAAGTCTGGTTTTCTGATTTTGGTTAATTTAACAGGCAAGTTCTGTAGAAAATACAGAATCCTTATCAGCTGGGCAGTCTTCTAGAAACAGGCCTTTTTTCAGTTGATCTCATTTTCCAAAAGGAGTTGCTGATAACTGTATGAATTCAGTGTTCCTGTAAGCCTGTGCAGTTATGGCATTGTTGCATCTTGGCAGCTGGTTAGAACCTGAGCCCTGTGAATATCAAGTGTGTGTATTGATTATTGCATAGCTGATTTTTCTAGGGAATTTAGTAGGTGATTTTATTTAATACCTCACAAGTATGTAAACCTGAGAGTGTGTACTTTGTTCAAACTTCCAGTTCTTAGGCTGTTTTTGCTGTAAAGGTGGTTGGTTCCTGTATTTACTTAGCTTCccagttttaaattaattggGAAATACTTTATGCCTAAATGACTGTACCATTATAGGCTGCTAGAATGATAAAAGAAGACCAGTTCCATTAGCTGTAGAAATTCCAGcaaggagcaggaacagaaagCTTAATACTTTCTCAAGAACCAGATGTCAGAGCTGAGTGCTAAAATTGCTTAACTGACACATTTGCTCGGTGACCTTGAAGAATTGCCTCCCTTATTAAGTTACTTTATAACACTGCTGGCACCTTTCTGCCCTTAACTGGCAGCTGCTGAGTTTTTTGTGGGGGTTCACCTATCAGAGATGAACCATCAAATTCAGGTTAGTGGCGCTTCTGTGAATGAATTTTGACAGTAACTATGAAAAGAAGCATTTAGATAATGGGCATGAGGTGATGACTGGTCAGAACAGGATGCAAGCATTAATATGCCTTGATATGAAAGTTGGGATAAAGCTCCTAAAGCTGCAGCTTCCCGTGGCATtatatgcttttaaaaacttGGAGTGTCAGCCCTTCTAGTGGGGTGGGGGGTTATGTTGCTGTTGAagtgaatttattttgttttttttatataCTAGGGTGAAAATATTATTGGAATACTATTCCCTTTAGTAGAAATATCTCCCTCAATACCTAAATTTTACCTATTTATTTAGGTACTTGGTGCAAAGGTGGTTACAAATGCACGAAGCCCAGGGGCAAAATGCTACGGCATAGTAACAATGTCTTCTAGTACAGAAGTGGCCAGATGTATTGCACACCTGCATCGAACAGAGCTGCATGGACAGCAAATCTCTGTGGAGAAAGTAGGTTTAATAAGATGAAGACTTTTCCCAAAATAGACCATCTTTTACAAGGATCTGTATTAACCTATTtggttttgggaaaaaaatataggTGAAAGGTGATCCCTCCAAAAAGGAGCTGAAGAAGGAAAGCGATGAGAAGTCCAGTTCGGGGAGGAGCACGGGAGATAAGAAGACGGCATCAAGTGATAAAGCCAACAAGTAAGAAATTTCACATGTCTTTGGAAACTGTGGAAATCCTCCAAGTTGAATTTTCCTCACTGGATTTGTGTGTTCTTTTTCCTAATAAGAACTCCATCAaccaaaaaagaagaaaagaaatcagagaaatctgataaaaaagaaagtaaagaagCCAAGAAAACAGAAGGTAAAGATGAGAAGAGTGATAATGGAACAAGTGGCCCTAATCAAGAATCCACTAAAAAAAcggaagaaaagaaaagaataagtATGCCATTTAGCCATGTTTCTTCCTCTTGAGTCTGTGTGTCTGACTTGTCTTGGGGGCATGTTCTTGCTCTTAGTAGAAACCAGGCAATTAAACTCCTGTTCTCTTTTAGACTCCAGTAACACACGTATAACTTTTATGTTTTATACTAATACTCATTTACAGATGTGCTGGTATGCTTCTCCTGCCAGTACCAGTTCAATTTAGAGATTTAGAAATGTCACTAAGGAAAACTTTTAATAGACAAATagatgtgtgtgtatttttaaacctttctttttgttttttttcttttttcttctgcccCTTTCACTAGGTGGTAAAAGCCCAGGTCAAGTTGTAGTTTTAGACCAAGCAAAAGGAGACCAAGGCCACACTAGAACAGTTAGAAGGGGAAGGTTTGACAAAGTAAGTATATATAGATTTGATGCAATCCTTACCTGATTTGATATTACCTTGCAGTTGTTGTTTTCACTGAAGAGTCAATAAACTATCACAAACTGTTAAGCTTAGTCAGAAGCCTTGCATGCTTTGGGATAGCTCAGTCATTAATGGTAACTTGAACATAACATCCAGAAATCTCCCTAAATGAATGAGACTTCTGAAATAACCATTGTAATCTCTATCTATAGCCACAGATATTGAGGAACAAAGAGCGTATTATCCAAGATAAAGTGAAATTCAGGGAATACAGGGGTAGAAAGGATATCTTGCCTTTTGAAAAGATGAAGGAGCAGAGATTGCGAGAGCACATGGTTCGATTGGAAAGAATACGACGAGCTGTTGAACTCCGAAGGTAGTAATTCAACTTTTTGCTAAAGGCTATTTTATACATTAATTGATCAGATACTGGACTTAGAATCTAATCAGAATGCATTCTGTCGAGCCTTCTGCTACTCAGATGTTAAAGTCTGGGACTTTACCTAACAGTATCTTTAAGTGAATAAACAAACTccaacatttttcttaaatctttTAGTAGCCTTCTATGTAGACTTACAGCTTAGAGTTTGTTATTGGGGGGCTGTATCTCATAAGTGTTACTGCAtgtcagttttctttttgaaaatgtgaGAAGCTGACTGGGAGATGGGGCCAGAAATagtgtttgggatttgtttgtttttaaacagagagTGTTGTATATCTAGATGACAAATCAAgcataatataattttaaatagaagGGCTGAATGGCTACATTGCTCTGTTCTGCAGTTTTCCTATGGCCAAAAGTTTGCAAAGGACAGTTAAGTGAGTTGTGTTGTTAGCTGGATTTCTGTCAGCAAAGGGAAACAATTGCTAAACAAAGCAATTCTCAGCAAGCATGAAGCTTAAAGGAGAAATGccttttgtgtttcttctcAGCTGTACTGTAGGAGGTaggaagaggaaagcaaagTAAAGCTGTTCATGAGTCTGCTAACCTGTGTAAGTCAGAGTGGCCATGCTTGTCTGTCTTATTTTTTGGACAGaagacaaatacatttttttgttaGCTTGAAGAGGGCAAGATTTTAGATCCAAATTATATTCTTTGTTAAGTTGTTGTTACTGTGTGCCAGATAACAAATGAGAAATATAAATTCAGCATAAACTACATCAAGAGTGATGATTCTGGAAATAACTTCTCCTGTCTGTTGTCTGCTAATGATTCTGTAAGATAAGCTACAGTTTGGCGACTTGGGGCAAAAAGGAGTAGACTTTTGTTGCAAGGAATTCTGTGAGGAGCTTACTCTGAAATAGTTGTTTAATGTCTGTGCCTAAGGTGATGTTAgttttgaaagacaaaattcttcacatttatttcttctatCTCATTTTTTACTTCAGGCGAAGGGAAATCGCGGAGCGAGAGCGTCGGGAGCGAGAGCGGATCCGGATAATGCACGAGCGAGAGGAATGCttgcagagggagagggaacGCCTGGAAATTGAGAGgcagaagctggagagggagaggatggAGCGGGAGCGCTTGGAAAGGGAGCGTGTTCGGATCGAGCAGGTGTGCAGGTTTATTGGGAGGGAGGACAGTACCCTTTTGGAACACTGCCCGCTTTGCACTTGTGGtgaatttttctcttcactCTTCCACCCAgccctttttctttcacaaaagaACCAGCCAAACATTACATAAGCCACACTGTACAACACCAGTAACCTTTAGCTTGTTTGCCTGTGAGTAATTTGATGGCAAATACTTGCTACTGTGGTGGCTGTATGTGTCAGTCTCTAAAACTGCAATAGATCATATTGCCTGCACTAGTCTTCCATAATTTTACTAGATTTTCCTAGAGAATATCACTGCAAACTTCTAGAAGTGTGTTTCTGGGCAATAAATACAGTAGTAATACAAGAAATTACCTGGAGATACTTCTGTCTAACAGCCAATAACATCTCCAGATCTACTGTCTTCTTTTTAAGAGAAGCTTTCCCTGTGCTCTTTCATCTTAGATGCTACCCAGGGATGAATTCTATCAGATAGCCTTTGGTAGAAATCTGTCTAGGGTTAACTCTGTATACTTGCCAGCTGTTCTGTAGGTACCTCTGCTAAAGAGCTGTGCTGTTTGTCGTTGCTTTCGTGGCAGGAACGCCGAAAAGAGGCAGAACGGATTGCTCGGGAGAGGGAGGAGCtgcggcggcagcagcagcagctccgcTACGAACAGGAAAAGAGGAATTCTTTGAAACGGCCACGGGATGTAGATCACAGGTGGTTCTCAAACTGTTTTTCTGCACTGCTCAGTACAAAGAAACAGCTAACAGCCTTGTGTCAGATTTGAAAATGCATTTGGGCCTGAAACAAGTCATCATAGAAAAACTGGATTTCTGGTGTTCGTGTGGTTTTGACATCAGTTAATGCCAAACATGAAACACACCTTCTCCGTAGGAGGGAGTTGTGAAATTCGAGCAACAGCCCATGAATTAATTCTTGTTGTATGAAAAAAGCCCAACATAATTCAGTGGATTTGCTGACAAAAGCTGTTCTGCCTTAATGGTTGAAGCTTCTAGCTTCTGCTTTGTTAAGAATTCGTATTTCTGCTAAATGGATGGCTCAGGAAGTCAGGCTTTAATTTTTACTACCATTTAATGTTTGAGCCACATGAAGTGAATGGgctttgatttttgtttaaGAACAGGACTGAAACCTTAGCCATAAAATTGCCATCCTGGTAGATACAATAACAGAACATGAGTATTTCTTTGCCAGAGGAATAAAAACAGCTTCATTTTTCGAGGCTGCTGATTATACACTTAGTCTCATGTTCTGAGCGTAGCGACTCTGTACCCAAATGTTTCCTGGAAGCAAGGCTGTGATGTCTCCTACACTGTTCTTTCCTGAGAAAGCTCTTCAGACTTGTGGGTGTGAGTTTGTTTGGGTgggttggtttgctttttttctagagggcacttttttccctagaagagtattttcaaagaaaaaatctgCTACAGAGATGGTTTTGATGTTTTGTGGTTATTTTTATCCAAACTGCTTGACATGATATGCCATTGCTTAGATTTTATTATGTCTTCTATTGGGATTTTGTCTCTTCAAGATTTCAAACAGAGGGGTGTttaggtttgggggttttcttaaATGATTTTGTTCACTACTATTTAAAGAGTCTACCTTTGTTAGCAGCTTTCCAAACATCAAGTGAACATCTTTGAAAACAGACAACTGACTTGAATTTCCTGTATATTAGGCCTTGATTTGGCTGCATGTAACTGATGAGTGTTCCTTTGCTTTGGTTAAAGGAGAGATGATCCCTACTGGAATGAGAGTAAGAAGATGGCTCTCGATACAGATGCACGTTTTGGCCATGGCTCAGACTACAGTCGGCAGCAGAACAGGTTTAATGATTTTGATCACAGAGAACGAGGACGGTATCCAGAAGGTTCTTCTGTTCCATCATCATCTTTTGATAGGTGGGTTTAGATAATAGGGCAGGTATTTCCCTGCCAGCATCTCTATGGGTCTCACTGTGAACTGTTCAAAATTGAAAATGTTGCTAAGGGCTTAATACACTTCTGATGCAATAGAATTGCAGTAGCATCCTGACATTTCTTGTGTCTTCAGGACTGGCCATTTATATCATGGAATCTAATCTGCTTTTCTCTGAAGACTTTAAATTAGCTGCCTAGTGGCCTTTTTTTGAgacattttcacagaattttttgCAGTTACTCCTCTTTCACATCTAGTCATAAGTAGGTTCCAGTGGATTAGATGTGTCCTACTTGGTAAATCACCTCTTAAGAAGCAAGGCTAAAAGCAGCTGATTAATGGAGAGGTGAGAGTATTCATCAGAATCAGTGTAACTGTGCAGTAAATGTTCCAGGTCTGACCTCATAGTTCCATTAAACATCTCCAATAACTACTTATAAAGCTAAGTCCACAAAATTGTAGCTTCTGGACTTCTACTTTTATGCTGCAATGAACTAAAATTACATCTTCTGTCTGCCTTGAGAAATCCAACATTCCCCTCTGTTTCACATTAGGCAAAAAGGAGGGCCTATAACTGCTTAAATTACACTGATCAAATAAATGcataaagaaatgtaaaactgGCTGTTGGAACTCAAGTTCAAATTACAAttgtagaaataaatataattcGGAGTGGGAAGGATCTTTGAGATCTGTATCACAGGTATAGTAATAAACACGTAATACAAAGATGGGTGATACTTTATATACCCACACATGTGCAGAGAAATGTGACCATGGGAGAAAAGCAAATGACTTTTTCCTGCTCTAACAACTTAGGCGAGATCGTTTTGTAAATCAAGGTGAGGCCAAAAAGACTCGCCCAACAGCACGAAGAGAAGAGCCAGGGTTTGAGAGGTATCCCAAGAGCTTCAGTGAGtccaggagaaatgaacccccCCAGCCCAGAGGTGAACTTCGGGACACGGACAGACGGGAAGTGCGAGGAGACAGAGATGAGAGACGAACAGTGATCATTCACGACAGACCAGAAATGCCGCACGGTCGACATCCCAGAGAGACTGGTTCCAACCCACCCAGGCAAACCAACTGGAAGAGTGAGGGAAGCATAAGCACAGACAAACGGGATGGCAGGTAGGTTTGCTGGCTAACCAGTGAAAGTACCTATTCTTGTACAGTTTATCCATAGTTGCAATTCCTCAAGAATTGATGTACAAAGAGTAGACTCCCCTCCTCCTAAGGAATGGCAAAGTCTCTTGCCAAAAGCATTGGATAATACTGTAAGTTGTCAAATGCTGAATCTCATCTGTGAACTGAATGAGACGGTTCCCAGCTGTCTGTTCTTAATTGTATGGAGCGACATAGAGTAAAGAGGCTTTTGTGCAGAATAAAGATGTAAACAAGGAACAGGTGAGCTTAAGTAGCTAGAGAGCCACACAATTCTGAGTGTTTTTAAGAAGTCAGCTGCAAGTTGGTGGCAACCTGAAACCCAGAAGAGTCTTTGTGTCTGCATGTGCTGTGATTTGGTACCAATTCAATCCTACTGAAACCCCAATTTTGATGGAAGCAATTTCCACAGAGGCGACCGGCCGGATCGGTCGGGCAGGGAGGTGTCCGGCCATGTGCGGGGAGGCCCCCCTGGCAGCCGCAGCGGCGCCTCCGGCTACGGcggcagggaaggaggagaccGAGGCGTCATGGCAGAGAGAGGTGGAGGACAAGTGAGTCATCTTTGCTCTTTGTGTGCATGAGGGAGAGGCTGGAAAAACGCAGATTCATGCTGCAAAAATGACCATGCAGCAGCATAAAAGTGACTAGCAAGCATTTGGGCCATGTTCAACTTGGTCTTCTCTGTTCAAGGTTCTTTTTGGTCAGCTTTTTAATAACCTGAGAAATTGCAGAAAACTTGTCCAATTCTTTTTATGTCCAGCAACCTTATGGTAGAGCAGAACAGTACCTGAGTGGGTTGATGATTAAGTTTTCAAGATTTTGTTGTCATCCTGTTTTCAGGATTTTAACCTTGCACTGCCTGCTACTTCCAGTGCAGTTTGTCATTGTAATGTATAATGCGCTGCTGAGAGGAGAACCTTCTGCATGACTTGTCTTTAAAGACTGCAGACTAAATTGCTGCTGTTAGTAGGTCCTGAAGCATTTAAAAAGTGTTAGTGTTCCTCTTTCTTGAGTTTTATGTCAGTATGAGATCAGGGCAGAATTGGGAGTGAAGTATGAGTTCATGGGACTTCACTCCCTGCATACCCACACACTTGTCACTGCAACTGAGTTTCTGTTACACAGAATTAATAGGAATACTGTAAACATGTGTTAGTTGCCTATGGATTTAAAAGAACTTAAGAGGTGGTGGACTGATGGGTACTATGTAAGCTGTAGGATTAGCTTTCTTGAAGAGCTTGGTTCCTGTAGATAAAAATGCCCCTTTCATTCTGAGAACAGCTGTCACTCTGTTCCCAGCACTACAACGAGGACAGACACGTTGTGGAACGCCACAGTCGTGAAGCTGGACCAAGGAAAGAGTGGCACGGACCCAGTTCTCAGGGCAGTGGCTACCACGACACGAGGAGGATGGGAGATGGCCGTGGAGGAGGGGGCATGATGTCTCCACATACAAGGTACAGAAACTACTCCTCCCTCTCAGTTCCCTACTGAGCGCTCCAAGCTTTGGTTCCCTTAGAAAGTACAGTAGTGCCAGTGCAAGCAGCATGgcctgctgtggctgctgcataGCACACAAACCTTCCCTGCCAGCATGGGGCTccccagctgtcctggctggcaGCATTAGCCTGTCCAGCAGCATAGCAAGGAGGAACTTCTGCCAAGTCTCTCTTCCCTCATGTTTTCAATTCTCTTTGGAGACTTTAACAGTTGACTGATATGAGATGTAAGAACATTATTACTTGTATAGCAAGAGTTAAGATACTTCCATAACTTACCActtttttaaaacctttgttTCCAGTAACTCTTCACCAATTAATAGAGTTGTACAGATCACAGGCAATTCCATGCAGAGGGGAAGTGGCTCAGGATTTAAGCCATTTAAAGGTGGACCTCCACGAAGATTCTAAGATCTACAGCTGCTTGGTTTCAAGATAACTTATTGAAATCTCTTGTAAACTTTCTCTGATTAAAAACAGGAAATCTTGTCTGGAAGTCCTggttaaatttttttaatttaacatgATTATTTTCCTCTCAATTTTGGAGGCATTTTAATAGTTACGTTGTAATTTTGGATAGTTTTTGTGTATCTTTGATAAGCATTTTCCCTGAAGCACTAGAGCTGTGTAAAAAGGAATTGGAACCAAAATATTTGTTAATCCTGTATAAAGGAATAGTTTGCAGCTGTGTGCTAGTTGTTTGATTTGCCAACATTAGCTCTGTGGTGTCATGCTAACTTTAAAGCAACTCCTCTCAACATACACAACTATAACCTCCATTTTGAAGGTTGTCCAGGCTATTATCTCTGCTTTCTAATTTGTAGAGAAATAAGATTGTTCTTTCATTACTGGGTATTATGTAACCTATTTTTGCAGAAGGTACTGTTACATTGAGTGCATTTATGTGTATTCTTGCAAATGTATTCTTTTGAAATAAACCTTCATATTCTGTATAGCTTCTAGTAAGTCTTTGAAACAGTCTTTGGGAAGGAAGGCAGAATTAAACAGATGTGATGGCACAGCAAATCAAAACATGGGTGCCCTTAGTTTCTAACTAAAACTTGTCTCCGTCACAGAgttgaaaactgaaaagcacATTTGTTCACAGAAGAAAGATTAGTACCAAAATTAGTGGAACATTCAGGGGAGGcctaaagaaataattttaatttgctCCTTCTGTTTAGCAAAGGTCTCAGGGAGCTTTGATAGAGCTGATTTTTACACCAGCCTCCCCCAGACTTTGGAATCCTGTAGGTGCAGTCCTGTccaggaacagccacagctgctccctgctgtggcCTCAAGCAAAAGGGATGCATCTTGTTAAGCCTTTTGGTTTGGATCCACATGGAATGGCCCATGTTAAACCTTTCTGGCCCAGGCCCAATCAGAAATGtcaggggcagaggcagagactcGCTGGTCACCCAGCCAGGGTCAGGGGCCAGTCCCAAACCCAACCCACTTTGGGAGAGCTGGGTGTGGAGTTACCAGCTGAACAGAACCCAGGAGCTCAGGAAGGAGTCCTAGAATGGGAGCTGGAAGTGTTTCCTGGTCCAGGCTGCCTTTTAAAGGACTGAAGTGCCACACTTTAGGCACAAGGCATGAGAAAATGCTGGTGTTGCACATGCACCTTTGCCCCCCTCACAATCAGCTGCTGTGTGAGGAACTGCAAGGACCTGTAGAGGAACCAAGTAGCAGAAAATGAGTTACACTAAACTGGTTTTGAGTAAGCAGCCTTtcaggaaagaggagaggagagaaaccTGATATAACAGCACTGGCCATAATTAATCCTATGTGAATATTCACATCTGACAATAAACTTGagcttaaacaaaaaaaatgcactttcttAGCAAGGGAATCACTTCACTTGATGTATTTAATACATCTCTGTTGTCCAATGcttagaagaaaaatgtaagaaGCTCAGTTTACTGAGTTGTGTTGCAGGAGTTTCCAAGAGCAAGTGCAAGTTCCCAGTGCACTTTAAAAAGTGCCTGCATTGGgctgcagcctgtgcttcaTCAGGTCTGACAGCACGTGCAGAACAAGTATTTGTCAGGAGTTCCTAGTGGCTAATGGAGCAAATGGGAAATAGGGACGTTTATAACCTTAAAGCTCTAGAGGTACAAAAATACAACTTGAGTTGTGACTTTATCTTGCTTACATGACAGGTCTAGATGTGCTTCCAACAGTTAA
The nucleotide sequence above comes from Pithys albifrons albifrons isolate INPA30051 chromosome 13, PitAlb_v1, whole genome shotgun sequence. Encoded proteins:
- the SLTM gene encoding SAFB-like transcription modulator isoform X10 gives rise to the protein MAAAASAPAAAAAAGAPAGPAPPPAESKRISDLRVIDLKSELKRRNLDITGVKTVLIARLKQAIEEEGGDPDNIEISVSADTPTKKPTKGKGKKQEADELTGDASVEEDSFVKVIKDSELETQDTSDQDGNDELKDFKEPVEDENLNSKELSSAEKKRHHDPEPAEDPEKDSESQDGEDEENEKEESLAEADHTAHEEMEANPSGKEAEDDNISVTIQAEDAITLDFDGDDLLETGKNVKITDSEASKPKDVQDTISQSLEKESKDYEMTENHKDGKKEDCVKGDPVKKEAREGSKKAESGDKEKDTLKKGPSSTGASGQAKSSAKESKESKTTSKDDKGSTSSVSGSSGSSTRNLWVSGLSSNTKAADLKNLFGKYGKVLGAKVVTNARSPGAKCYGIVTMSSSTEVARCIAHLHRTELHGQQISVEKVKGDPSKKELKKESDEKSSSGRSTGDKKTASSDKANKTPSTKKEEKKSEKSDKKESKEAKKTEGKDEKSDNGTSGPNQESTKKTEEKKRISGKSPGQVVVLDQAKGDQGHTRTVRRGRFDKPQILRNKERIIQDKVKFREYRGRKDILPFEKMKEQRLREHMVRLERIRRAVELRRRREIAERERRERERIRIMHEREECLQRERERLEIERQKLERERMERERLERERVRIEQERRKEAERIAREREELRRQQQQLRYEQEKRNSLKRPRDVDHRRDDPYWNESKKMALDTDARFGHGSDYSRQQNRFNDFDHRERGRYPEGSSVPSSSFDRRDRFVNQGEAKKTRPTARREEPGFERYPKSFSESRRNEPPQPRGELRDTDRREVRGDRDERRTVIIHDRPEMPHGRHPRETGSNPPRQTNWKSEGSISTDKRDGSNFHRGDRPDRSGREVSGHVRGGPPGSRSGASGYGGREGGDRGVMAERGGGQHYNEDRHVVERHSREAGPRKEWHGPSSQGSGYHDTRRMGDGRGGGGMMSPHTSNSSPINRVVQITGNSMQRGSGSGFKPFKGGPPRRF
- the SLTM gene encoding SAFB-like transcription modulator isoform X11, giving the protein MAAAASAPAAAAAAGAPAGPAPPPAESKRISDLRVIDLKSELKRRNLDITGVKTVLIARLKQAIEEEGGDPDNIEISVSADTPTKKPTKGKGKKQEADELTGDASVEEDSFVKVIKDSELETQDTSDQDGNDELKDFKEPVEDENLNSKELSSAEKKRHHDPEPAEDPEKDSESQDGEDEENEKESLAEADHTAHEEMEANPSGKEAEDDNISVTIQAEDAITLDFDGDDLLETGKNVKITDSEASKPKDVQDTISQSLEKESKDYEMTENHKDGKKEDCVKGDPVKKEAREGSKKAESGDKEKDTLKKGPSSTGASGQAKSSAKESKESKTTSKDDKGSTSSVSGSSGSSTRNLWVSGLSSNTKAADLKNLFGKYGKVLGAKVVTNARSPGAKCYGIVTMSSSTEVARCIAHLHRTELHGQQISVEKVKGDPSKKELKKESDEKSSSGRSTGDKKTASSDKANKTPSTKKEEKKSEKSDKKESKEAKKTEGKDEKSDNGTSGPNQESTKKTEEKKRISGKSPGQVVVLDQAKGDQGHTRTVRRGRFDKPQILRNKERIIQDKVKFREYRGRKDILPFEKMKEQRLREHMVRLERIRRAVELRRRREIAERERRERERIRIMHEREECLQRERERLEIERQKLERERMERERLERERVRIEQERRKEAERIAREREELRRQQQQLRYEQEKRNSLKRPRDVDHRRDDPYWNESKKMALDTDARFGHGSDYSRQQNRFNDFDHRERGRYPEGSSVPSSSFDRRDRFVNQGEAKKTRPTARREEPGFERYPKSFSESRRNEPPQPRGELRDTDRREVRGDRDERRTVIIHDRPEMPHGRHPRETGSNPPRQTNWKSEGSISTDKRDGSNFHRGDRPDRSGREVSGHVRGGPPGSRSGASGYGGREGGDRGVMAERGGGQHYNEDRHVVERHSREAGPRKEWHGPSSQGSGYHDTRRMGDGRGGGGMMSPHTSNSSPINRVVQITGNSMQRGSGSGFKPFKGGPPRRF
- the SLTM gene encoding SAFB-like transcription modulator isoform X2; translation: MAAAASAPAAAAAAGAPAGPAPPPAESKRISDLRVIDLKSELKRRNLDITGVKTVLIARLKQAIEEEGGDPDNIEISVSADTPTKKPTKGKGKKQEADELTGDASVEEDSFVKDSELETQDTSDQDGNDELKDFKEPVEDENLNSKELSSAEKKRHHDPEPAEDPEKDSESQENKGQNVEDYTFPTAHDGEDEENEKDKAGSGDGTQEVSKPLPSEESLAEADHTAHEEMEANPSGKEAEDDNISVTIQAEDAITLDFDGDDLLETGKNVKITDSEASKPKDVQDTISQSLEKESKDYEMTENHKDGKKEDCVKGDPVKKEAREGSKKAESGDKEKDTLKKGPSSTGASGQAKSSAKESKESKTTSKDDKGSTSSVSGSSGSSTRNLWVSGLSSNTKAADLKNLFGKYGKVLGAKVVTNARSPGAKCYGIVTMSSSTEVARCIAHLHRTELHGQQISVEKVKGDPSKKELKKESDEKSSSGRSTGDKKTASSDKANKTPSTKKEEKKSEKSDKKESKEAKKTEGKDEKSDNGTSGPNQESTKKTEEKKRISGKSPGQVVVLDQAKGDQGHTRTVRRGRFDKPQILRNKERIIQDKVKFREYRGRKDILPFEKMKEQRLREHMVRLERIRRAVELRRRREIAERERRERERIRIMHEREECLQRERERLEIERQKLERERMERERLERERVRIEQERRKEAERIAREREELRRQQQQLRYEQEKRNSLKRPRDVDHRRDDPYWNESKKMALDTDARFGHGSDYSRQQNRFNDFDHRERGRYPEGSSVPSSSFDRRDRFVNQGEAKKTRPTARREEPGFERYPKSFSESRRNEPPQPRGELRDTDRREVRGDRDERRTVIIHDRPEMPHGRHPRETGSNPPRQTNWKSEGSISTDKRDGSNFHRGDRPDRSGREVSGHVRGGPPGSRSGASGYGGREGGDRGVMAERGGGQHYNEDRHVVERHSREAGPRKEWHGPSSQGSGYHDTRRMGDGRGGGGMMSPHTSNSSPINRVVQITGNSMQRGSGSGFKPFKGGPPRRF